A single genomic interval of Sinorhizobium meliloti harbors:
- a CDS encoding amidase, which yields MAGDAISLGEAIRMGRLTASEAMEASLAAAGRSAEIGAIVHLDPTLGRTAAEHADARLRHLPDGGQTAPFLGVPSLAKDLGGPFAGLPVAAGSNLLERRAAVAEDSELAARLRGAGLCFFGLTTVPEMGLSLASEPAAGPICRNPLDTGRTPGGSSGGAAAAVAAGIVAIAHATDAGGSIRVPAACCGLFGLKASRGAIAAGPSFGNHLGGIAGELALCRSVRDLAAIFDAAAGRARGPFADPWFAPSPSGPLRVGLLLETGGQYPTEPARSEAVEEAARALERGGHSIVAMRWDAFAAGIAASGRVLRDIVAVNLANFVVSAGLDAGRAERLTQAFIRHGTRLEATALWATLDDAVHASHAVWSLFDRVDCILTPMLASAPLPIGSFPFDHDDIDLQIRRMTAFAPLAALANATGFPALTLPFGADEAGLPLPVQILAPMGGDRLLIELAARLEREGRWQHRFAVAGIPE from the coding sequence ATGGCAGGCGATGCAATCTCTCTCGGTGAGGCGATCCGAATGGGCCGCCTCACCGCTTCCGAAGCGATGGAAGCATCCCTTGCGGCGGCCGGCCGATCGGCAGAAATAGGCGCAATCGTCCATCTCGACCCAACGCTCGGACGAACGGCCGCCGAACATGCGGACGCCCGCCTGCGCCACTTGCCTGACGGCGGGCAGACCGCACCGTTTCTCGGCGTCCCGAGCCTTGCCAAGGATCTGGGCGGCCCCTTTGCCGGCCTTCCGGTTGCGGCCGGATCGAACTTGCTCGAGCGCCGTGCCGCCGTCGCGGAAGACAGCGAACTGGCAGCGCGGCTCCGCGGAGCAGGCCTTTGCTTCTTCGGACTGACCACGGTGCCCGAAATGGGCCTGTCGCTCGCAAGCGAACCTGCAGCCGGGCCTATCTGCCGCAACCCCCTCGATACGGGCCGGACGCCCGGCGGCTCTTCCGGCGGAGCGGCGGCTGCCGTTGCCGCCGGCATCGTGGCGATCGCCCATGCGACCGATGCGGGCGGGTCGATCCGCGTCCCCGCGGCATGTTGCGGTCTCTTCGGCCTCAAGGCGAGCCGGGGTGCGATCGCGGCTGGACCATCCTTCGGCAATCATCTCGGCGGCATTGCCGGTGAACTTGCGCTGTGCCGCTCCGTCCGTGACCTGGCGGCGATCTTCGACGCGGCAGCGGGACGCGCCAGAGGGCCGTTTGCCGATCCGTGGTTCGCCCCCTCCCCGTCCGGCCCCTTACGTGTCGGCCTTCTTCTCGAGACCGGCGGCCAATACCCGACCGAACCGGCGCGCAGCGAGGCCGTCGAAGAGGCAGCGCGGGCACTGGAGCGAGGCGGCCACAGCATCGTTGCGATGCGTTGGGACGCGTTCGCTGCGGGCATTGCCGCGAGCGGCCGGGTCCTGCGCGACATCGTCGCCGTCAACCTGGCCAATTTCGTCGTTTCCGCCGGTCTCGATGCCGGGCGCGCCGAACGGCTGACGCAGGCTTTTATCAGACATGGGACGCGACTCGAGGCGACCGCGCTCTGGGCGACGCTTGACGACGCCGTCCATGCGAGCCATGCGGTCTGGTCGCTTTTCGACCGGGTAGACTGTATCCTGACGCCCATGCTTGCGTCGGCACCCCTTCCTATCGGATCCTTTCCTTTCGACCACGACGATATCGACCTTCAGATTCGCCGCATGACGGCGTTTGCGCCACTTGCCGCACTCGCCAATGCCACCGGTTTTCCGGCCCTCACGCTCCCATTCGGCGCGGATGAAGCCGGATTGCCGCTGCCGGTGCAGATCCTGGCGCCCATGGGCGGCGACCGCCTCCTCATCGAGCTTGCGGCGCGCC